A single Nostoc sp. PCC 7107 DNA region contains:
- the pyk gene encoding pyruvate kinase has product MRRTKIICTVGPASSAPERLQALVEAGMNVARLNFSHGAHEFHGQTAKYLRQISADRQKPVAIMQDLCGPKIRLGTLPPEGLNVEAGEEVTFVLQEKGNSIDELPLPLPTLFAMVRPGEPILINDGRVKLIVTDRDADKIRALVKIGGLISTHKGVNLPETPLPVSSITEKDLMDLRFGIQIGVDFAAVSFVRSPQDLEPAQRMIEAAGASIRLIAKIERPEAVERFDSILQVADGIMIARGDLGVEVPIHEVPLIQKDIIRRCNQAGKPVITATQMLESMISSPDPTRAEATDVANSILDGTDAVMLSGETAVGQYPVAAVQIMHNIAVRTEQALEEGGKHSWCHEAGSLSVTESVAEAVCRIAYETGAKAILCNTTSGSTAKLVSKYRPSAPIIALTPDENSYHQLALSWGVEPIFIPPVHNAEEMFVNVLNTVADTGLVNEGDKVVITSGVPIGKSGTTSLIKVHSIGQPILA; this is encoded by the coding sequence ATGCGTCGAACCAAAATTATTTGCACTGTTGGCCCTGCTAGTTCTGCACCAGAAAGACTACAAGCCCTTGTGGAAGCTGGAATGAATGTAGCGAGGTTAAACTTTTCACACGGCGCTCATGAATTTCACGGACAAACGGCTAAGTATCTCCGGCAAATTAGTGCCGATCGCCAAAAGCCAGTGGCAATTATGCAAGACCTTTGTGGACCTAAGATTCGCTTGGGAACTTTACCACCAGAAGGACTAAATGTCGAAGCTGGTGAAGAAGTCACATTTGTCTTGCAAGAAAAAGGCAATAGTATCGACGAACTGCCTTTACCCTTGCCCACTTTGTTCGCAATGGTTAGACCTGGGGAACCGATTTTAATTAATGATGGACGCGTCAAATTAATTGTCACCGATCGCGATGCCGATAAAATTCGGGCTTTGGTGAAAATTGGCGGGTTAATTTCCACCCACAAGGGAGTTAATTTGCCAGAAACACCATTACCAGTGAGTTCGATCACCGAAAAAGACTTGATGGATCTACGCTTTGGCATTCAGATAGGTGTAGATTTTGCGGCGGTTTCCTTTGTGCGATCGCCCCAAGATTTAGAACCAGCTCAGCGGATGATCGAAGCAGCTGGGGCTTCTATCCGTTTGATTGCCAAAATCGAAAGACCAGAGGCAGTTGAGCGTTTTGACTCCATCTTACAAGTCGCTGACGGCATCATGATTGCTCGTGGCGATTTAGGGGTGGAAGTGCCAATTCACGAAGTCCCCCTGATTCAAAAGGATATTATTCGTCGTTGTAATCAGGCAGGCAAACCAGTGATTACCGCTACCCAAATGCTGGAGTCGATGATTAGTTCACCAGACCCCACCCGCGCTGAAGCTACTGACGTTGCTAACTCCATTTTGGATGGTACTGATGCCGTCATGTTATCTGGAGAAACAGCTGTTGGGCAGTATCCTGTAGCGGCGGTGCAAATTATGCACAACATCGCTGTAAGGACAGAACAGGCTTTGGAAGAAGGTGGTAAGCATTCCTGGTGTCATGAAGCAGGCAGTCTCAGCGTGACCGAATCGGTGGCAGAAGCAGTATGTCGCATCGCCTATGAAACAGGCGCAAAGGCAATTCTTTGCAATACTACATCTGGCAGTACAGCCAAATTAGTATCAAAATACCGTCCTTCCGCGCCGATTATTGCCCTCACCCCTGATGAAAATTCCTATCATCAACTAGCGCTTTCTTGGGGAGTAGAACCTATATTCATTCCCCCAGTTCACAACGCTGAGGAAATGTTTGTCAATGTCCTCAACACAGTGGCAGACACGGGTTTGGTGAATGAAGGCGATAAAGTGGTGATTACTTCCGGCGTTCCAATTGGTAAATCAGGCACAACTAGTTTAATCAAAGTGCATTCTATTGGACAGCCGATTCTAGCCTGA
- a CDS encoding transaldolase: protein MSKNLLEQLREVTVVVADTGDIKAIEKFTPRDATTNPSLITAAAQMPEYQDIVDQTLLQAKKDAGAGASQAQIVSLAFERLAVSFGLKILQIIPGRVSTEVDARLSYDTEATIAKGREIIAQYKAAGIGPERILIKIASTWEGIKAAEILEKEGIHCNLTLLFGLHQAIACAEAGITLISPFVGRILDWYKKSTGRDSYPSSEDPGVVSVTTIYNYYKKFGHKTEVMGASFRNVGEITELAGCDLLTISPSLLGELQATIGELPRKLDPSKAASMEIAKISIDKATFDKMHTEDRMAYDKLDEGIKGFTKALEDLEKLLADRLSSLEVVASH from the coding sequence ATGTCTAAAAATTTACTAGAACAATTGCGGGAAGTTACTGTAGTTGTTGCGGATACTGGCGATATTAAAGCCATTGAAAAATTCACCCCCAGAGACGCTACCACCAATCCTTCCTTGATTACAGCTGCGGCACAAATGCCAGAGTATCAGGATATTGTTGATCAGACTTTATTGCAAGCGAAAAAAGATGCTGGTGCAGGTGCTAGTCAAGCCCAAATTGTTTCTCTAGCTTTTGAACGTTTGGCTGTATCTTTTGGTTTGAAAATTTTGCAAATCATTCCTGGACGCGTTTCTACAGAAGTAGATGCCCGCTTGTCTTATGATACCGAAGCAACGATCGCCAAAGGTAGAGAAATCATTGCTCAGTATAAAGCCGCAGGCATTGGCCCCGAACGCATTCTGATTAAAATTGCCAGCACTTGGGAAGGAATTAAAGCAGCGGAAATTCTGGAAAAAGAAGGTATTCACTGTAACTTAACTTTATTGTTCGGGTTACATCAAGCGATCGCTTGTGCTGAAGCAGGTATCACCCTAATTTCTCCCTTTGTCGGTCGGATTCTTGACTGGTACAAGAAATCAACCGGACGCGACAGCTACCCCTCTTCTGAAGATCCAGGCGTAGTATCTGTCACCACAATCTATAACTACTATAAGAAGTTCGGTCATAAAACCGAAGTTATGGGCGCAAGCTTCCGCAACGTTGGTGAAATCACCGAGTTGGCAGGTTGCGACTTGCTCACCATTTCTCCTTCTTTGTTGGGTGAATTGCAAGCCACCATTGGCGAACTACCCCGCAAACTTGATCCTTCCAAAGCAGCCAGTATGGAAATTGCCAAAATCTCCATCGACAAAGCCACCTTCGACAAAATGCACACCGAAGACCGCATGGCTTACGATAAGTTAGATGAAGGTATCAAAGGATTTACCAAAGCTTTAGAAGACCTGGAAAAATTATTGGCAGACAGACTATCTAGTTTAGAAGTAGTCGCCAGCCACTAG
- a CDS encoding AAA family ATPase produces the protein MTEAQSEKQLSRIVLKGFKSIAECDVELSRVNILIGANGAGKSNFIGFFRMVQQILEQNLQGFVSLQGSLIKIKHE, from the coding sequence ATGACGGAGGCGCAAAGTGAAAAACAACTGTCGAGAATAGTTTTAAAAGGCTTCAAGTCTATCGCTGAGTGTGACGTTGAACTCTCCAGGGTGAATATTTTAATTGGGGCTAATGGGGCGGGAAAATCAAATTTTATCGGCTTTTTCCGTATGGTTCAGCAGATACTAGAACAGAACCTGCAAGGTTTTGTCAGTCTCCAAGGTAGCTTAATAAAAATTAAACATGAGTAA
- a CDS encoding SMI1/KNR4 family protein: protein MSNLNWFSFLKKESKKAIENYENGEVYWIMVDFSPEAIESQWLGFSGVAEEKIIAVEAHLGTKLPFSYREFLKVTNGWPEYPGFLGLRKIEEIDWFYVENQDWINIWMEPGGLPPISDEQYLRYAKGLEQEIRLEYLQTALQISDALDGEVILLNPQVTHNNEWEAWLFSDHIPGAKRYRSFWEMLTIRGIS from the coding sequence ATGAGTAATTTAAATTGGTTTTCTTTCCTTAAAAAGGAGAGTAAAAAAGCAATTGAAAACTATGAAAATGGAGAAGTATATTGGATAATGGTGGATTTTTCTCCTGAAGCAATTGAATCACAATGGTTAGGTTTTTCAGGAGTAGCAGAAGAAAAAATTATTGCTGTTGAAGCTCATTTGGGAACAAAATTACCGTTCTCTTACAGAGAATTCTTAAAGGTTACAAATGGTTGGCCTGAGTATCCAGGGTTTTTAGGATTACGGAAAATTGAAGAAATTGATTGGTTTTATGTTGAGAATCAAGATTGGATTAACATCTGGATGGAACCTGGAGGTTTACCACCCATCTCTGATGAACAATACCTGAGATACGCAAAAGGCTTAGAGCAAGAGATACGTTTGGAATACTTACAAACGGCTCTACAGATTAGTGATGCTTTAGATGGTGAAGTTATTTTGCTGAACCCTCAAGTGACTCACAATAATGAATGGGAGGCTTGGTTGTTTAGTGATCATATTCCTGGTGCTAAACGATATCGCTCTTTTTGGGAAATGCTTACAATACGTGGAATTAGTTAA
- a CDS encoding adenosine deaminase yields MPRRAPLYFFLGVLTSSSCFIFSVAAQVPSNSQQSSTRSEAQAASWFEAHRSRPGALRAFVQRMPKGGDIHSHLSGAVYAEDYLEWGATDGYCVNPQAGTLVEPKACNQDSSYFPASELFNRTSVYDSLINRWSTRNLQFAGKSGHDQFFEAFAGFGTISDSMSRRDDMVASVANRAASQHINYLELMLTVQGSEVRQLGREVGWNQDFSEMHRQLLKRGLTELVTLGNQQLTQLEGEVAKTLGCGTPKPQPGCTVTVRYLQQTTRTKSPVEVFAQLAYAFALASSSKQVVGINLVAPEDNPIALRDYTLQMQMLQFLKRQYPNVKVSLHAGELTLGLVPTEHLRFHIRQAVEIAQASRIGHGVDILFEERPFELMKQMQQRGVLVEICLTSNEVILNVQGNQHPFMEYWKAGVPMTLASDDEGISRIDLSHEYLLAATRYGLAYKDLKRLARNSLEYSFALGNSLWKSPEFKAMVPACASDTPGNTSVSSGCSAFLQKSDRARVQWQLESEFTRFESLQNWL; encoded by the coding sequence ATGCCTAGACGAGCGCCCCTATATTTTTTTTTAGGAGTATTAACAAGTTCTAGCTGTTTTATCTTCAGTGTAGCAGCCCAAGTCCCATCTAATTCGCAGCAGTCTTCAACTCGGAGTGAAGCTCAAGCTGCTAGTTGGTTTGAAGCCCATCGTTCCCGGCCAGGGGCTTTACGAGCATTTGTCCAGCGAATGCCAAAGGGAGGAGATATTCACAGTCATCTCAGCGGGGCTGTGTACGCAGAAGATTATCTAGAGTGGGGTGCAACCGATGGGTATTGTGTGAATCCACAAGCGGGGACTTTAGTTGAACCCAAGGCTTGTAATCAGGACAGTAGTTATTTTCCCGCCTCAGAATTGTTCAACAGAACATCTGTTTATGATTCCCTGATCAATCGTTGGTCTACCCGTAACCTCCAATTTGCTGGAAAATCTGGACACGACCAATTTTTTGAGGCTTTTGCTGGATTTGGGACAATATCAGACTCTATGAGCCGTCGGGATGATATGGTTGCGTCAGTAGCAAATCGGGCAGCTTCTCAGCATATTAACTATCTTGAGTTAATGCTGACTGTTCAGGGCAGTGAGGTTCGACAGTTAGGGCGTGAAGTGGGTTGGAATCAAGACTTCTCAGAGATGCACCGTCAATTGCTCAAGCGAGGATTAACCGAGCTAGTGACACTCGGCAATCAGCAATTAACACAGTTGGAGGGTGAAGTTGCGAAAACACTCGGTTGCGGCACTCCAAAGCCACAGCCTGGATGTACAGTCACGGTGCGCTATTTGCAGCAAACTACTAGAACAAAATCACCGGTGGAAGTATTTGCTCAGTTAGCTTATGCTTTTGCACTAGCTTCATCCTCCAAGCAGGTAGTTGGGATCAATCTCGTCGCCCCAGAGGATAACCCGATCGCACTCCGTGACTACACCTTGCAAATGCAGATGCTACAATTTCTCAAACGTCAATATCCCAATGTTAAGGTTTCACTTCATGCCGGAGAGTTAACCTTGGGGTTAGTTCCAACTGAGCATTTACGTTTTCATATTCGCCAAGCTGTAGAAATAGCACAAGCATCTCGCATTGGACATGGTGTAGATATTCTGTTTGAAGAGCGTCCTTTTGAGTTGATGAAGCAAATGCAGCAACGCGGCGTGTTGGTTGAAATTTGCCTGACTAGCAATGAGGTGATTTTGAATGTCCAGGGAAATCAGCATCCTTTTATGGAGTATTGGAAAGCTGGAGTACCAATGACCCTTGCTTCCGATGATGAAGGTATTTCCCGCATCGATTTGAGTCATGAGTATCTGTTAGCAGCAACAAGATATGGGCTGGCATATAAAGACCTCAAGCGACTGGCTCGCAATAGCTTAGAATATAGTTTCGCTCTTGGAAATAGTCTTTGGAAGTCGCCTGAATTTAAGGCAATGGTTCCAGCTTGTGCCAGCGATACCCCTGGTAATACATCTGTTTCTTCAGGATGCAGTGCTTTTTTGCAAAAGAGCGATCGCGCACGGGTTCAATGGCAACTAGAGTCAGAATTTACTCGGTTTGAGTCTTTGCAAAACTGGCTTTGA
- a CDS encoding acetate kinase has translation MKILVLNAGSSSQKSCLYEIADDALPQEAPKPLWEGKVNWTQDRGVAEIEVKTASGATLHESIYGDSRQAHVAYMLYTLSRGATKVIGQLSEIDVVGHRVVHGGQDYRHSVVITEDVKKAIARLSNLAPAHNPAALEGIEAIEKSLSEVPQVAVFDTGFHSTLPDAAAIYPGPYQWVEQGIRRYGFHGISHQYCAGRAAQVLGQDLASLRIISCHLGNGCSLAAIKDGRSIDTTMGFTPLDGLMMGSRCGSIDPGILIYLLRQSNYSVESLDYVLNKASGLRGISGVSSDLPKVIEAMAQGNDRAQLAWDMYVHRLRSGIGAMLASLGGLDVLLFTAGIGEKSDGIRQAVCEAFGFLGLKIDPDKNQNQPVDQDIATPDSTVRVLVIHTQEDWAIAQQSWQIMKKNV, from the coding sequence ATGAAAATCCTAGTACTAAATGCTGGTTCTAGCAGCCAAAAAAGCTGTTTGTATGAAATAGCCGATGATGCTTTACCCCAAGAAGCACCCAAACCACTTTGGGAAGGCAAAGTTAACTGGACTCAAGACCGAGGTGTGGCAGAAATTGAGGTAAAAACAGCTTCCGGCGCAACTCTGCATGAATCCATATATGGGGATTCACGCCAAGCACACGTTGCTTATATGCTTTATACCCTCAGCCGTGGTGCAACTAAAGTCATTGGACAACTGTCAGAAATTGATGTAGTTGGACATCGTGTGGTTCATGGTGGGCAAGATTACCGCCATAGTGTGGTGATTACAGAAGACGTTAAAAAGGCGATCGCTCGTCTCTCGAATCTTGCCCCAGCCCACAACCCAGCAGCCTTAGAAGGCATTGAAGCAATCGAAAAAAGTTTAAGTGAAGTCCCTCAAGTAGCAGTATTTGATACTGGGTTTCATTCCACCCTCCCGGATGCAGCGGCGATTTATCCCGGCCCATATCAATGGGTAGAACAAGGTATTCGTCGCTATGGATTTCACGGTATCAGTCATCAATATTGTGCTGGACGGGCGGCGCAAGTTCTCGGACAAGATTTAGCATCGTTACGAATCATTAGTTGTCACTTGGGTAATGGTTGTTCATTAGCAGCAATTAAAGATGGTCGCAGTATTGATACAACAATGGGTTTCACACCCTTAGATGGCTTAATGATGGGGAGTCGTTGCGGTTCCATCGACCCAGGAATTTTAATTTACCTACTGCGTCAGTCTAATTACTCAGTAGAAAGCTTAGATTATGTTTTAAATAAAGCATCTGGCTTACGGGGAATTTCGGGCGTATCTAGCGATTTACCCAAAGTAATTGAAGCGATGGCCCAAGGTAACGACCGCGCCCAACTCGCTTGGGATATGTATGTCCATCGTTTACGCTCTGGAATTGGTGCTATGCTGGCTAGTCTGGGCGGATTAGATGTACTGTTATTTACCGCAGGTATAGGCGAAAAATCAGATGGAATTCGCCAAGCTGTTTGTGAAGCCTTTGGATTTTTGGGCTTAAAAATTGACCCAGACAAAAATCAAAATCAACCTGTTGATCAAGATATTGCCACACCAGATTCTACAGTGCGGGTGTTAGTGATACATACTCAAGAAGATTGGGCGATCGCACAACAATCTTGGCAAATTATGAAAAAGAATGTTTAA
- a CDS encoding Coq4 family protein: protein MLRGKSSAIKLDFLMTLKGAVTLALDPGRADATPDIEDGMIKLKATQLAIDYVKTLPEVVEIVQERYLAPPPDLTALAQLPSESLGRCFAEYIQKTGFDPNYYRSLPITDDTSYVLTRLRQTHDIWHLVTGLGSSVNGELGLQAFCLAQIRIPLPILLIAGGLLRTLFTAPDELGNLLENIAIGYRMGAKAKPLLAQKWEDNWDKPLSTWRKELDIIVVDQYIP from the coding sequence ATGCTACGTGGTAAAAGTAGTGCTATAAAACTAGATTTTTTGATGACTTTAAAAGGAGCAGTTACTTTAGCACTTGATCCAGGCCGGGCAGATGCTACACCAGATATTGAAGATGGCATGATCAAACTTAAAGCCACTCAATTAGCCATTGATTATGTGAAAACTTTACCGGAAGTTGTGGAAATTGTCCAAGAGCGATATTTAGCTCCCCCGCCAGATTTGACAGCCTTAGCCCAACTCCCTTCAGAATCTCTGGGGCGGTGCTTTGCTGAGTATATACAGAAAACTGGCTTTGACCCCAATTACTACCGCTCATTGCCAATCACTGATGACACCAGCTATGTGCTGACTCGCTTACGTCAAACTCACGATATCTGGCATTTAGTTACAGGATTAGGCAGTAGTGTTAATGGTGAACTAGGCTTGCAAGCGTTTTGCCTAGCTCAAATACGCATTCCTCTACCCATATTACTCATTGCTGGTGGGTTACTCCGCACCTTATTTACCGCCCCAGACGAGTTAGGGAATCTCTTAGAAAACATTGCGATCGGCTACCGGATGGGAGCTAAAGCGAAACCCTTGTTAGCGCAGAAGTGGGAAGATAATTGGGACAAGCCTTTAAGTACGTGGCGAAAGGAACTAGATATTATTGTTGTTGATCAATATATTCCTTAA
- a CDS encoding flotillin family protein — MKTFPSCFGKSQQNKLVRFGLSALAALTITGGINSTNAAVIETQNSIEIASTKVQLSQTQSVTNQPAYQAMQIAPLVPIVVLGGIVIFVPLFFGGLVVIGEREVGILVKKFALSGRGLPPGRLIALNGEAGLQADTLAPGWHWGYWPWQYSVRKESVIVVPQGEIALIVAADGESNPPERILGKIVDCDNFQDARKFLTNGGEKGRQMGFLTAGTYRINTALFRVIMAANAKNNDMQAEQLRVYSLASDKVGIVTTLDGLPIPGGELAGPIIPAHNNFQNGQKFLDAGGRRGLQEQILLSGSWNLNPWFVQVEPVPMTEIPIGYVGVVISFVGQSQEDVSGAAFTHGNLVNSGHKGVWIEPLYPGKHPINSRIMKIELVPTTNIVLNWSSRTERHSYDAHLASLTVRSRDGFAFDLEVAQIIHVGALDAPKVISRVGSMQNLVDHVLEPTIGNYFRNSAQDYTVLDFLTARSNRQAEAAEYIRAALRAYDVQAIDTLIGDIQPPASLMQTQTDRKIAEEQRKTYEVQQVAQTQRQLLVRETALADIQQEMVKSEKSVQIAELKAQAQIQHATGEAEGIKLRAIAEAEGIRATGNAKAETYRAGVEALGSQGYTAMQLMQIIGDRNVRLIPEVLVSGNGNNNGLVDGLLSMILWNQTGKQGEGTATPLHPHPIVVNNPVVSPNNHSPIVAEFPTDK, encoded by the coding sequence ATGAAAACTTTTCCATCTTGCTTTGGTAAGAGTCAACAAAATAAATTAGTTCGTTTTGGATTGTCGGCATTAGCAGCCTTAACCATCACAGGCGGCATAAATTCAACAAATGCAGCCGTCATAGAAACACAGAATTCAATAGAAATCGCCTCAACAAAAGTACAACTAAGTCAAACACAATCTGTCACCAACCAGCCTGCATATCAAGCAATGCAGATAGCTCCACTGGTTCCCATCGTTGTACTTGGTGGGATTGTGATATTTGTGCCACTGTTTTTTGGTGGATTAGTGGTAATTGGTGAACGTGAAGTTGGCATATTGGTGAAAAAATTTGCCCTTTCTGGACGCGGATTACCACCCGGACGATTAATAGCTCTCAACGGTGAAGCAGGTTTGCAAGCTGATACTCTTGCACCTGGTTGGCACTGGGGTTATTGGCCTTGGCAATATTCAGTGCGTAAAGAATCAGTAATTGTGGTTCCCCAAGGTGAAATTGCCCTGATTGTTGCAGCAGATGGCGAATCCAACCCACCAGAAAGGATTTTGGGTAAAATTGTCGATTGCGACAATTTCCAAGATGCGCGAAAGTTCTTGACCAACGGCGGTGAAAAAGGCCGTCAAATGGGTTTTCTCACCGCTGGGACTTACCGAATTAACACGGCGCTGTTTCGGGTAATTATGGCGGCCAATGCCAAAAACAACGATATGCAGGCCGAACAGTTGCGGGTGTACAGCCTAGCATCTGATAAAGTTGGCATTGTCACCACTCTAGATGGTTTACCAATTCCAGGTGGTGAACTGGCTGGGCCAATCATCCCAGCCCACAACAACTTCCAAAATGGGCAGAAATTTCTTGATGCTGGTGGACGGAGAGGTTTGCAAGAGCAAATTCTACTATCTGGTTCATGGAATTTGAATCCTTGGTTTGTGCAGGTTGAACCAGTACCAATGACCGAAATCCCTATTGGTTACGTGGGTGTGGTGATTTCGTTTGTTGGTCAATCTCAAGAAGATGTCAGCGGTGCAGCCTTCACACACGGTAACTTAGTTAATTCTGGACATAAGGGTGTATGGATAGAACCGTTATATCCAGGGAAGCATCCCATCAACTCGCGGATTATGAAAATTGAGTTGGTTCCCACAACCAACATAGTGTTGAACTGGTCAAGTCGGACGGAACGCCACAGCTATGATGCTCATCTAGCGTCCTTAACAGTGCGATCGCGCGATGGTTTTGCCTTTGATTTAGAAGTGGCGCAAATTATTCATGTGGGTGCTTTGGATGCACCGAAGGTAATTTCCCGTGTGGGTTCAATGCAAAATTTAGTTGACCATGTATTAGAACCGACAATTGGTAACTATTTCCGCAACTCAGCCCAAGACTACACTGTACTTGACTTTCTCACCGCCCGGAGCAATCGCCAAGCGGAAGCGGCTGAATATATTCGAGCCGCATTACGCGCTTATGATGTGCAAGCAATTGATACCTTAATTGGGGATATTCAACCACCAGCATCTTTGATGCAAACCCAAACCGACCGGAAAATTGCCGAAGAACAACGCAAAACCTACGAAGTGCAGCAGGTAGCCCAAACCCAACGCCAGCTACTTGTACGGGAAACAGCATTGGCTGATATCCAACAAGAAATGGTGAAATCGGAAAAAAGCGTCCAAATTGCTGAACTCAAAGCCCAAGCGCAGATTCAACACGCCACTGGGGAAGCAGAAGGGATAAAATTACGCGCCATAGCCGAAGCCGAAGGGATTCGCGCCACAGGTAACGCCAAAGCCGAAACTTACCGCGCTGGTGTAGAAGCCTTGGGTTCTCAAGGTTATACAGCTATGCAACTGATGCAAATTATCGGCGATCGCAACGTCCGTCTGATACCCGAAGTTTTGGTAAGTGGGAACGGTAATAACAATGGCTTGGTAGATGGTTTACTCTCAATGATTTTATGGAATCAAACTGGTAAGCAAGGTGAAGGAACAGCAACACCGTTGCATCCACATCCAATAGTTGTAAATAACCCAGTAGTTTCCCCAAATAATCACTCGCCCATAGTTGCGGAGTTCCCAACAGATAAGTAG
- a CDS encoding AAA-like domain-containing protein produces MPRSTRSVVIRDEECQQKVLDRFHGQYGSQTELAEYIYDKYKESIGQSTVSKFFNMQPVDRKKFIQICAALGIEDWRSVGIPYRKPADKTENGDSEELEESEELEESEKQEEIPTLRTPVHISTLEYPDGEQLALNSNFYVQRPPVEQQCFEEISKPAALICIKAPQKMGKSSLLVQIIQQAKNQGDATVVINFELGEKEFFSDLSKFLRWVCDRIILELTKDNLELATELFEKLDEHWKLAPRIGSKIAAKYYLERYLLPTINQPLTLALEEVDRLFEYPGIYKDFFGLLRLLHQEGRQQEIWKKLRLVIVHSTEAYVPMDINQSPFNVGLPIKLPEFDPEQMLDLAQRHQLEWSDTEVQQLRDMIGGHPYLVRLALYKIARSEITLSRFLETASTPSGIFSNHLRHLSLILTEQQELGAAMKEIINTNKPGKFSDAVRYKLIALGLVNLLNDEVIIRCKLYYQYFQNFYKNK; encoded by the coding sequence ATGCCTCGTTCAACACGCTCAGTAGTAATACGTGATGAAGAATGTCAACAAAAGGTTTTAGACCGTTTCCACGGGCAATACGGTAGTCAAACAGAGTTAGCTGAGTACATATATGATAAGTACAAAGAATCAATAGGGCAAAGTACGGTCAGTAAGTTTTTCAATATGCAACCTGTTGACCGTAAAAAATTTATCCAGATTTGTGCAGCTTTGGGTATAGAAGATTGGCGCAGCGTTGGTATCCCCTACAGAAAGCCAGCAGATAAAACAGAAAATGGCGATTCTGAGGAATTAGAGGAATCAGAGGAATTAGAGGAGTCAGAGAAACAAGAGGAAATTCCCACCTTACGAACCCCAGTACATATCAGCACTCTAGAATATCCAGACGGAGAACAACTAGCCCTAAATTCCAATTTTTACGTCCAGCGTCCCCCTGTAGAACAGCAATGTTTTGAAGAAATTAGCAAACCTGCTGCACTGATTTGTATTAAAGCTCCCCAAAAAATGGGGAAATCGTCCCTCCTAGTACAGATTATTCAACAAGCAAAAAATCAAGGTGATGCGACGGTAGTTATCAACTTTGAGCTAGGGGAAAAAGAATTTTTCAGCGACTTGAGTAAATTTTTACGCTGGGTGTGCGATCGCATCATCCTAGAATTGACTAAAGACAATCTCGAATTAGCCACCGAACTGTTTGAAAAATTAGACGAGCATTGGAAATTGGCTCCACGTATTGGTAGTAAAATAGCTGCCAAATATTACTTAGAGCGATATCTACTCCCCACAATCAATCAACCCCTAACCTTAGCACTGGAAGAAGTCGATAGATTATTTGAATATCCAGGAATTTATAAAGACTTTTTTGGATTATTGCGTCTTCTCCATCAAGAAGGAAGACAACAAGAAATCTGGAAAAAACTTCGCTTAGTCATAGTACATTCCACGGAAGCCTATGTACCAATGGATATCAACCAATCCCCCTTTAACGTAGGTTTACCCATCAAGCTACCAGAGTTTGACCCCGAACAAATGCTAGATTTAGCCCAGCGTCACCAACTAGAATGGAGTGATACAGAAGTCCAGCAATTGAGAGACATGATTGGCGGACATCCTTATTTAGTGCGTCTGGCTTTGTATAAAATAGCTCGTAGTGAGATAACCTTATCTCGGTTTCTGGAAACAGCATCCACCCCATCAGGAATTTTCAGCAATCATTTGCGTCACCTTAGCTTAATTTTGACAGAGCAACAGGAATTAGGCGCAGCGATGAAAGAGATTATAAATACTAACAAACCAGGAAAATTCAGCGATGCAGTCAGGTATAAATTAATAGCCCTGGGTTTAGTAAATCTGTTAAATGACGAAGTGATAATACGTTGCAAGCTATATTATCAATATTTTCAGAATTTTTATAAAAATAAATAG